From Myxococcales bacterium, the proteins below share one genomic window:
- a CDS encoding protein kinase, with protein sequence MKPGTLLADRYRIEGPLGSGGMGQVWVAVHEGLGQRVALKLLKSTEGPGAVERFRREAQILARLRGEHVARATDFGSLPSGELYLVLEHLVGQDLARVLRGGPLPVPVGVGYALQVCEALSEAHAAGLVHRDIKPPNLFLTTRPDGTSIVKVLDFGIAREVRGPSAAREEITTTGMVVATVSYASPEQLVSSKHVTAATDQFSLAATLYEMITGARAFPGETHVAMAAVLSGHAPNLRERVPEAPEGLAEVVARALAKRPEDRFPSIAAFARALAPFAPAELQVHAERASRALNEASERPSLSARASPPPSSEALGSSLQNAPTLEAHEPSLGEGSSRPGFGGASAPPRPPLERSEAAPMPSTPAAFAEAPNASPASPGPSRVVYVAGALLTGLVVLLAARKALTRAAPTEAAEAVVPPPPPPAPATTKAPPEMDPIVPEPSVPVYVAAFDAAPPAPSPSLRPAWCSGPNAKRDARYKSTCMVLISPLEAAIRDANWPMAKSLLLPRMSSLGCGDLQTLKTACRETGDPCAKAAGQLRLDKGCVH encoded by the coding sequence ATGAAGCCGGGGACCTTGCTCGCCGATCGGTACCGGATCGAGGGCCCGCTCGGGTCCGGGGGGATGGGACAGGTGTGGGTCGCCGTGCACGAGGGCCTCGGGCAGCGCGTGGCCCTGAAGCTCCTGAAGAGCACCGAGGGTCCCGGCGCGGTCGAGAGGTTCCGGCGCGAGGCGCAGATCTTGGCGCGGCTCCGCGGCGAGCACGTGGCGCGCGCCACCGATTTCGGCTCGCTCCCGAGCGGCGAGCTCTACCTCGTGCTCGAGCACCTCGTCGGGCAAGACCTGGCGCGCGTGCTCCGCGGAGGGCCTCTCCCGGTGCCGGTCGGCGTCGGATACGCGCTTCAGGTCTGCGAGGCGCTCTCCGAGGCGCACGCCGCGGGCCTCGTCCACCGCGACATCAAGCCGCCGAACCTCTTTTTGACCACGCGACCCGACGGCACCTCCATCGTCAAGGTGCTCGACTTCGGGATCGCGCGGGAGGTGCGCGGTCCGAGCGCGGCGCGCGAAGAGATCACGACGACCGGGATGGTGGTGGCGACCGTGAGCTACGCCTCCCCGGAGCAGCTCGTCTCGAGCAAACATGTCACCGCCGCGACCGACCAGTTCTCCCTCGCGGCGACGCTCTACGAGATGATCACGGGAGCTCGCGCCTTCCCCGGCGAGACGCACGTAGCCATGGCGGCCGTGCTCTCGGGCCACGCGCCGAACCTCCGCGAGAGGGTCCCCGAGGCTCCGGAGGGGCTCGCCGAGGTCGTCGCGCGCGCGCTCGCGAAGAGACCCGAGGACAGGTTCCCGAGCATCGCGGCCTTCGCGAGGGCCTTGGCCCCGTTCGCTCCCGCCGAGCTCCAGGTCCACGCGGAGCGTGCGTCACGCGCGTTGAACGAGGCGAGCGAGCGACCGAGCCTCTCCGCGCGCGCGTCTCCCCCGCCCTCGTCCGAAGCCCTCGGCTCATCCTTGCAGAATGCACCTACGCTCGAGGCGCACGAGCCCTCTCTCGGTGAGGGCTCGTCGCGTCCCGGGTTCGGAGGCGCGAGCGCGCCTCCACGGCCTCCCCTCGAACGGAGCGAGGCTGCGCCGATGCCGTCGACCCCGGCCGCGTTCGCAGAAGCTCCGAACGCGAGCCCAGCGTCCCCGGGCCCGTCGCGCGTCGTGTACGTAGCGGGGGCTCTGCTCACGGGGCTCGTCGTGCTGCTCGCCGCGCGCAAGGCCCTCACGCGCGCTGCACCGACCGAGGCCGCCGAGGCCGTCGTCCCGCCTCCGCCACCTCCCGCACCGGCCACCACCAAAGCTCCTCCCGAAATGGACCCGATCGTGCCCGAGCCGTCCGTGCCCGTGTACGTCGCGGCCTTCGACGCGGCGCCTCCGGCCCCGAGCCCGAGCCTTCGCCCGGCCTGGTGCTCGGGCCCGAACGCGAAGCGCGACGCGAGGTACAAGTCGACCTGCATGGTCTTGATCTCGCCCCTCGAGGCAGCCATCAGGGACGCCAACTGGCCGATGGCCAAATCGCTCTTGCTGCCCCGCATGTCGAGCTTGGGCTGCGGCGACCTGCAGACTCTCAAGACCGCGTGCCGCGAGACGGGAGACCCATGCGCCAAGGCCGCGGGCCAACTTCGACTGGACAAGGGCTGCGTGCACTGA
- a CDS encoding NAD-dependent deacylase, giving the protein MKTIVLDDRTRVLVLTGAGISAESGIPTFRGADGLWENHPIEKVASPRGFVEDPALVWRFYSERREAARAVSPNPGHVALAALEERLGDRFLLATQNVDGLHSRAGSRRVVEMHGTLWKTRCSRCDRPPFDDDTVYEPGSLPGCARCAARGETALLRPHIVWFGERLDPRDLARIEAFVHASAGTRFVFLAVGTSGRVSPASELVLRARDMGAETWLVNLDPPDNERAFEHVVRGPSGTVLPALFA; this is encoded by the coding sequence ATGAAGACGATCGTCCTCGACGACCGCACCCGCGTGCTCGTGCTCACCGGCGCTGGCATCTCGGCCGAGAGCGGCATCCCCACGTTCCGCGGCGCCGACGGCCTGTGGGAAAACCACCCGATCGAGAAGGTCGCCTCGCCCCGCGGCTTCGTCGAAGATCCCGCGCTCGTGTGGCGCTTCTACTCCGAACGCCGTGAGGCCGCGCGCGCCGTCAGCCCGAACCCGGGGCACGTCGCGCTCGCCGCGCTCGAGGAGCGCCTCGGGGACAGGTTCCTCCTCGCGACCCAGAACGTCGACGGCCTCCACAGCCGCGCCGGAAGTCGACGTGTCGTCGAGATGCACGGCACCCTCTGGAAGACGCGGTGCTCGCGCTGCGATCGCCCGCCCTTCGACGACGACACCGTGTACGAGCCCGGCTCGCTCCCCGGGTGCGCCCGCTGCGCCGCGCGTGGGGAGACGGCGCTCCTCCGCCCCCACATCGTCTGGTTCGGCGAGCGGCTCGACCCTCGCGATCTCGCGCGCATCGAGGCGTTCGTGCACGCGTCGGCTGGCACGCGCTTCGTCTTCTTGGCCGTGGGCACGTCGGGGCGCGTCTCTCCGGCGTCGGAGCTCGTCCTCCGCGCGCGCGACATGGGCGCCGAGACGTGGCTCGTGAACCTCGACCCACCGGACAACGAGCGCGCCTTCGAGCACGTCGTGCGCGGCCCGAGCGGCACCGTGCTTCCCGCGCTCTTTGCGTGA
- a CDS encoding YbjN domain-containing protein, translated as MTTAPPEALAVVETALRMLDLVPAEVLVSKPDALPSWSMKRGSAKVVVGLVAREALGTEGVHLRVVAPIVVFAEDTREALFLRLLQLNAAGLSWCAFGILGDSVVVVAERPTENLEPEEVVQTIRQVAAVADTFDDRLVAEFGGKRSCDF; from the coding sequence ATGACCACTGCTCCCCCCGAAGCCCTCGCGGTCGTCGAGACCGCGCTCCGCATGCTCGACCTGGTGCCGGCCGAGGTGCTCGTGTCGAAGCCCGACGCGCTGCCCTCGTGGTCCATGAAACGCGGGAGCGCAAAGGTGGTGGTCGGGCTCGTCGCGCGTGAGGCGCTCGGGACCGAAGGGGTGCACCTGCGTGTCGTCGCGCCGATCGTCGTGTTCGCCGAGGACACGCGCGAGGCGCTCTTCTTACGGCTGCTCCAGCTCAACGCGGCGGGCCTCTCGTGGTGCGCGTTCGGCATCCTCGGCGACAGCGTCGTGGTCGTGGCCGAGCGGCCCACCGAGAACCTCGAGCCCGAAGAGGTCGTGCAGACCATCCGCCAAGTCGCGGCCGTGGCCGACACCTTCGACGATCGGCTCGTGGCCGAGTTCGGCGGGAAGCGCTCGTGCGACTTCTGA
- a CDS encoding cytochrome c family protein — protein MSRANAPFLSLTLLLVVGVLSALSLAFADTSAPSAADAGAPLAAAAAPASSPPQGELGSGRAPLPGGAKVPGKWLPDGAFDPDTGPSQAIYPPQSLTLRFNHKLHQTKVGMKCQSCHKAALTSQSAQDHLVPTGQTCDDCHGTSHDDLAAVKPGDDASGQCAFCHVGYQPKDGNRVAKLVLPRANMIFNHKKHADRNINCRQCHGEVQELELATRDQLPRMRGCFGCHQYPDSAARGLAKGSCETCHISGAGAGGTKMKVAFASGTLVPPRWMHNAAHGPDFIQRHKMVAANDSQFCANCHKEDFCTSCHDGQVRPRSIHPNDYISMHPVEARLAMQKCQSCHREQSFCLQCHQRLGITMSGPSDARNAGRFHPPKTIWSDPPRNPGHHAQEARRNLNACVSCHVERDCVVCHGATGVGGGFNPHPGGFTASCATQMSRNPRPCFVCHSPGDASLSQCK, from the coding sequence ATGAGCCGCGCAAACGCCCCGTTCCTGTCGCTCACCCTGTTGCTCGTCGTCGGCGTTTTGTCGGCGCTGTCGCTCGCGTTCGCCGATACGAGCGCCCCCTCTGCGGCCGACGCCGGAGCACCCCTGGCGGCTGCCGCAGCTCCCGCGTCGAGCCCTCCCCAAGGCGAGCTCGGCTCGGGGCGCGCGCCGCTCCCGGGCGGGGCAAAAGTGCCTGGAAAATGGCTCCCCGATGGCGCTTTCGACCCCGACACGGGGCCGAGCCAAGCCATCTACCCGCCGCAGTCGCTGACGCTCCGGTTCAACCACAAGCTCCACCAGACGAAGGTGGGGATGAAGTGCCAGAGCTGCCACAAGGCCGCCCTCACGAGCCAATCCGCTCAAGACCACCTCGTCCCGACGGGCCAGACCTGCGACGACTGCCACGGCACGAGCCATGACGACCTCGCGGCCGTGAAGCCGGGCGACGACGCCTCGGGCCAGTGCGCGTTCTGCCACGTGGGGTACCAGCCGAAGGACGGAAACCGCGTCGCGAAGCTCGTCTTGCCGCGCGCGAACATGATCTTCAACCACAAGAAACACGCCGACCGGAACATCAACTGCCGGCAGTGCCACGGCGAGGTGCAGGAGCTCGAGCTCGCGACACGCGATCAGCTCCCGCGTATGCGCGGCTGTTTCGGATGCCATCAGTATCCGGATTCGGCGGCGCGTGGGCTCGCCAAGGGGAGCTGCGAGACGTGCCACATCTCGGGGGCGGGCGCCGGCGGCACCAAGATGAAGGTCGCGTTCGCGTCGGGAACGCTCGTCCCTCCGCGGTGGATGCACAACGCCGCGCACGGGCCGGACTTCATCCAGCGCCACAAAATGGTGGCCGCGAACGACTCTCAGTTCTGCGCGAACTGCCACAAAGAAGACTTCTGCACCTCGTGCCACGACGGCCAGGTGCGGCCGCGCAGCATCCACCCGAACGACTACATTTCCATGCACCCGGTCGAGGCGCGCCTCGCCATGCAGAAGTGCCAGAGCTGCCACCGCGAGCAGAGCTTCTGCCTCCAGTGCCACCAGCGCCTCGGCATCACCATGAGCGGCCCGAGCGACGCGCGGAACGCCGGCCGCTTCCACCCGCCGAAGACCATCTGGAGCGACCCCCCGCGGAACCCCGGTCATCACGCACAAGAGGCGCGGCGCAACCTGAACGCGTGCGTCTCGTGCCACGTCGAGCGCGACTGCGTCGTGTGCCACGGCGCGACCGGCGTGGGCGGCGGGTTCAACCCGCACCCAGGAGGCTTCACGGCCTCGTGCGCCACGCAGATGTCGCGAAACCCCCGCCCGTGTTTCGTCTGCCACTCCCCCGGCGACGCCAGCCTGAGCCAGTGCAAATGA
- a CDS encoding glycosyltransferase, which produces MISCVLPARDASSTVVRALSSVLAEACVDEVVVVDDGSTDATSARVLALGDPRVRLVRTPGLGVAGALALGMRESKGELVARMDADDVSSPGRIAACAELLARDPSLGAAASQVELVSDEPSPGFSAYVAWQNALVDPASHALARFVESPLCHPATVLRRSALEGVGGYREAPWPEDYDLFLRLAAAGYGLAKVPRVLFAWHDHPRRVTTNDARCDERALVAARAHHLAPLLRARPGGFVVWGAGDAGKGLAKALRGEGLVPRAFVDVDPRKVGNLLEKVPIVGPAERPSGALVLVRLRARGSRALASEQRALGEALQVSRSARDMVRERLVNEGLVEGEGFLLTA; this is translated from the coding sequence ATGATCTCGTGCGTGCTCCCCGCGCGTGACGCTTCGTCCACCGTGGTCCGCGCGCTGTCGTCGGTCCTCGCCGAGGCGTGCGTGGACGAGGTCGTGGTCGTCGACGACGGCTCGACCGATGCGACGTCGGCGCGTGTGCTCGCGCTCGGAGACCCTCGGGTTCGGCTCGTCCGCACGCCGGGCCTCGGTGTCGCCGGCGCGCTCGCCCTCGGGATGCGCGAGTCCAAGGGAGAGCTGGTCGCACGTATGGACGCCGACGACGTCTCGTCCCCCGGGCGCATCGCCGCGTGCGCCGAGCTCCTCGCGCGAGACCCTTCGCTCGGGGCCGCGGCGTCGCAGGTCGAGCTGGTCTCGGACGAGCCTTCTCCAGGGTTTTCGGCATACGTCGCGTGGCAGAACGCCCTCGTCGATCCGGCGTCGCACGCCCTCGCCAGGTTCGTCGAGTCGCCGCTGTGCCACCCGGCGACGGTGCTCAGGAGGAGCGCGCTCGAGGGCGTCGGGGGCTATCGCGAGGCCCCGTGGCCCGAGGACTACGATCTCTTCCTGCGCCTCGCCGCGGCAGGGTACGGGCTCGCCAAGGTGCCTCGGGTGCTCTTCGCATGGCACGACCACCCGCGCCGCGTCACGACGAACGACGCACGATGCGACGAGCGCGCCCTCGTCGCGGCCCGAGCGCACCACCTCGCGCCGCTCCTCCGCGCGCGGCCCGGAGGGTTCGTCGTGTGGGGCGCGGGAGACGCCGGCAAAGGGCTCGCCAAGGCCCTCCGCGGAGAGGGGCTCGTGCCCCGCGCGTTCGTCGACGTAGACCCTCGTAAAGTAGGGAACTTGCTCGAAAAAGTGCCGATCGTTGGGCCCGCGGAGCGGCCTTCGGGGGCGCTCGTGCTCGTGCGCCTTCGCGCGCGGGGATCGCGGGCGCTCGCGTCCGAGCAGCGCGCCCTGGGTGAGGCTCTCCAAGTGTCGCGCTCGGCGCGTGACATGGTGCGTGAGCGCCTCGTGAACGAGGGGCTCGTCGAGGGCGAGGGTTTTCTCCTGACGGCCTAA
- a CDS encoding VCBS repeat-containing protein: MAIRALRTTLIPAVLFSTLASVALVAPGCGGDPDAATDGGAGGEGGGGGGGGGGGGGGDDGGGGGGTEPPKASCRPGTGGSATVAVPQVKLSLSADGESGWLGSPAVVDLDGDGKKEIVVTRNSDVVVYAADGTQKWTARAGGGRIWSSAVIANLAGDTKLEIAVAARDKVFVFDAAGAPVQGFPVSFTDEMRALAAGDLDGDGKADIVASTGRGSPADVVAAWKGDGKPVTGFPPNAAGASGCTGRNAPSPCYLAGAFDQNLAIADLDGDGKQDVVVPMDNAYASFHKGTGEAFDCDPAFEDKKKSPGVRYLHDLAEAHAGYADNEATALQAHFTNTAPAIADVDEDGTLDIVMLGSVQNAAQSRRELGVGLWVVHANASRAPGWETPFHVPEYLGGLVDIGGNLVAETNQVAIGDINPGEKGKEIVFAGFDGKIHAVTAGKKELWATPFTTDRATFTAGVALADLSGDGSPEVVFATYGAAGKSLSLVVLSATGQKLHEVKLPGRGSMAVPTIADVDGDGKPEILVSLKDPDGAAEVQVYGVDSAQENCILWGTGRGNFTRNAWVR; the protein is encoded by the coding sequence ATGGCGATCCGAGCCCTTCGTACGACCTTGATTCCCGCCGTGTTGTTCTCGACGCTCGCGTCCGTGGCGCTGGTCGCGCCGGGCTGTGGTGGGGACCCGGACGCTGCGACCGACGGAGGCGCAGGCGGCGAGGGGGGCGGCGGCGGAGGTGGCGGCGGGGGTGGCGGGGGCGGAGACGATGGAGGCGGAGGAGGGGGCACCGAGCCGCCCAAGGCGTCGTGCCGGCCAGGCACGGGGGGCAGCGCGACGGTCGCCGTCCCCCAAGTGAAGCTCTCGCTCTCGGCCGACGGAGAGAGCGGTTGGCTCGGCTCTCCCGCCGTGGTCGACCTCGACGGCGACGGAAAAAAGGAGATCGTCGTCACGCGCAACTCCGACGTCGTCGTCTACGCGGCCGACGGCACCCAGAAATGGACCGCGCGCGCCGGCGGAGGCCGCATCTGGTCGAGCGCGGTGATCGCGAACCTCGCGGGCGACACGAAGCTCGAGATCGCGGTCGCCGCGCGTGACAAGGTCTTCGTGTTCGACGCCGCAGGCGCGCCGGTGCAAGGCTTTCCGGTCTCCTTCACGGACGAGATGCGCGCGCTCGCGGCAGGGGACCTCGACGGCGACGGCAAGGCCGACATCGTCGCGTCGACGGGCCGCGGCTCCCCGGCCGACGTCGTGGCCGCGTGGAAAGGGGACGGCAAGCCCGTCACGGGGTTCCCCCCGAACGCCGCGGGCGCGAGCGGATGCACGGGCCGCAACGCACCGAGCCCCTGCTACCTCGCGGGCGCCTTCGATCAGAACCTCGCGATCGCCGACCTCGACGGCGACGGAAAACAAGACGTGGTCGTCCCCATGGACAACGCGTACGCGAGCTTCCACAAGGGTACTGGCGAGGCGTTCGACTGCGATCCCGCCTTCGAGGACAAAAAGAAGAGCCCCGGGGTCCGCTACCTCCACGACCTCGCCGAGGCCCACGCCGGCTACGCCGACAACGAAGCCACGGCGCTCCAGGCCCACTTCACCAACACCGCGCCGGCCATCGCGGACGTCGACGAGGACGGCACGCTCGACATCGTCATGCTCGGCAGCGTCCAGAATGCCGCGCAGAGCCGCCGCGAGCTCGGCGTGGGCCTCTGGGTGGTCCACGCGAACGCGTCACGCGCGCCGGGCTGGGAGACCCCGTTCCACGTGCCTGAGTACCTCGGCGGCCTCGTCGACATCGGGGGCAACCTGGTCGCCGAGACGAACCAAGTCGCCATTGGAGACATCAACCCGGGCGAGAAGGGCAAGGAGATCGTCTTCGCCGGCTTCGACGGCAAGATCCACGCTGTCACGGCCGGAAAAAAGGAGCTCTGGGCGACGCCCTTCACCACCGACCGCGCCACGTTCACGGCAGGGGTCGCGCTCGCCGATCTCTCCGGAGACGGCTCTCCCGAGGTCGTCTTCGCGACGTACGGAGCGGCCGGAAAGAGCCTCTCGCTCGTGGTGCTCTCGGCGACGGGGCAGAAGCTCCACGAGGTGAAGCTCCCCGGCCGCGGCTCGATGGCGGTGCCCACGATCGCCGACGTCGACGGAGACGGCAAACCCGAGATCCTCGTCTCCCTCAAGGACCCCGACGGCGCCGCCGAGGTGCAGGTCTACGGCGTCGACAGCGCGCAGGAGAACTGCATTCTCTGGGGCACCGGTCGGGGCAACTTCACCCGGAACGCCTGGGTGAGGTAG
- a CDS encoding cytochrome P450, whose translation MHFSSMPIAPGGEGLSGHTGAFQRDRLGTLRLLTASAARIERLRAAVPVVRVCVANDPEVVAEVLVDKAKSFAKSDMLRFSLWNLAGEGLFTSNGDLWKRQRKLMAPLFTPKALSAYADAMVECAERTCATWRDGDTISLAHETTRLTMGVAGRTLFDVDTFDESDALSEALTVALDWTGTVIGRPSAILHVLAKRAMEEAGERVPPALRPLTSAAAKAFQGPVALVSKDDRAFGRAIRTLDEYVQRMIEDRRSAREKPKDLLTRLLETRDDETGEAMSDRQIRDEVLTLFVAGHETTATGLAWTLYLASKNPEVLEAMRREADAVGLRPTMDDLPRLDMCLRAFKEALRLYPPVYMFGRDSTEEVTVGGYELPKRTNVLVSPWAIHHSPHVWPDPERFDPDRFLPANEAARSRHAYLPFGAGPRVCLGNHFAYMEAQLALAVLLRRFDFERLADDEPEPSATLRPKHGVRMRVRARR comes from the coding sequence ATGCACTTTTCGTCGATGCCCATCGCCCCGGGTGGGGAGGGACTCTCGGGGCACACGGGCGCGTTTCAACGCGATCGTCTGGGGACGCTGCGCCTGCTCACGGCGTCGGCGGCTCGCATCGAGCGCCTGCGCGCCGCCGTGCCCGTGGTGCGTGTGTGCGTCGCGAACGATCCGGAGGTGGTCGCCGAGGTGCTCGTCGACAAGGCCAAGTCGTTCGCGAAGTCGGACATGCTGCGGTTCTCCTTGTGGAACCTCGCCGGCGAGGGCCTCTTCACGTCCAACGGCGATCTCTGGAAGCGCCAGCGGAAGCTCATGGCGCCGCTCTTCACGCCGAAGGCGCTCTCGGCCTACGCCGACGCGATGGTCGAGTGCGCCGAGCGCACGTGCGCGACGTGGCGGGACGGCGACACGATCTCGCTCGCCCACGAGACGACGCGCCTCACGATGGGGGTCGCCGGGCGCACGCTCTTCGACGTGGACACGTTCGACGAGTCGGACGCGCTCTCGGAGGCGCTCACGGTGGCGCTCGATTGGACCGGCACGGTCATCGGCCGACCGAGCGCGATCCTGCACGTGCTCGCGAAGCGCGCGATGGAAGAGGCCGGGGAGCGCGTACCGCCGGCGCTGCGCCCGCTCACGTCGGCCGCGGCAAAGGCGTTTCAAGGGCCCGTAGCCCTGGTCAGCAAAGACGATCGCGCGTTCGGGCGCGCCATTCGCACCCTCGACGAGTACGTTCAGCGCATGATCGAGGATCGCCGGAGCGCCCGCGAAAAACCGAAGGACCTCCTCACGCGGCTGCTCGAGACGCGCGACGACGAGACCGGCGAGGCGATGAGCGATCGCCAGATCCGCGACGAGGTGCTCACGCTCTTCGTGGCCGGCCACGAGACCACCGCGACGGGCCTCGCCTGGACGTTGTACCTCGCGTCGAAGAACCCCGAGGTCCTCGAGGCGATGCGCCGCGAAGCCGACGCGGTGGGCCTTCGGCCGACGATGGACGATCTCCCTCGCCTCGACATGTGCCTGCGCGCGTTCAAGGAGGCGCTCCGCCTCTATCCGCCGGTGTACATGTTCGGCCGCGACTCGACGGAAGAGGTCACCGTGGGCGGGTACGAGCTCCCGAAGCGAACGAACGTGCTCGTCTCGCCGTGGGCCATCCACCACTCGCCGCACGTCTGGCCCGACCCGGAGCGCTTCGATCCCGACAGGTTCTTGCCCGCCAACGAGGCGGCGCGCTCCCGCCACGCGTACCTGCCGTTCGGCGCGGGCCCACGGGTCTGTTTGGGCAATCATTTCGCATACATGGAGGCACAGCTCGCGCTCGCGGTGCTGCTGCGGAGGTTCGACTTCGAGCGCCTCGCGGACGACGAGCCCGAGCCCTCGGCGACGCTCCGCCCGAAGCACGGCGTGCGCATGCGTGTGCGCGCGCGCCGTTGA
- a CDS encoding diguanylate cyclase has translation MRDKLSTLKTPFSRAGRTSLPELPAGSAFLVILYGPDMGRRVELHDDPIVIGRVEPAELCIAQESVSRKHSRIFKRDGRHHIEDLGSTNGTFVNDVSVKESALENGVQIKIGRSILKYMTGDDVEARYHEEIYRLMMTDALTQAHNKRAFTEALPREAARAQRYKRPLSLLLFDIDHFKKINDTYGHVAGDSVLRQLAGLVRPRIREHDIFGRVGGEEFGILLPEVDLLGAKVVAEKVRIAVEAASFLIKDETFGATVSLGCASLDGTTQDSAERLYERADKALYAAKRAGRNRVVVAE, from the coding sequence GTGCGTGACAAGCTGTCCACGTTGAAGACCCCGTTCTCGCGGGCGGGCCGAACCTCGCTCCCCGAGCTGCCCGCGGGCAGCGCGTTCTTGGTCATTCTCTACGGGCCCGACATGGGCCGGCGCGTGGAGCTGCACGACGACCCGATCGTCATCGGGCGCGTCGAGCCCGCCGAGCTCTGCATCGCGCAAGAGAGCGTGAGCCGCAAACACTCGCGTATCTTCAAGCGCGACGGTCGTCACCACATCGAGGACCTCGGCTCCACGAACGGCACCTTCGTGAACGACGTGTCCGTGAAAGAGAGCGCCCTCGAGAACGGCGTCCAGATCAAGATCGGCCGCAGCATCCTCAAGTACATGACGGGCGACGACGTCGAGGCCCGGTACCACGAAGAGATCTACCGCCTCATGATGACCGACGCGCTCACGCAGGCGCACAACAAGCGCGCCTTCACGGAGGCCCTCCCTCGCGAGGCCGCTCGCGCCCAAAGGTACAAACGCCCGCTGTCGCTCCTCCTCTTCGACATCGACCACTTCAAGAAGATCAACGACACCTACGGGCACGTCGCCGGAGACTCGGTGCTCCGTCAGCTCGCGGGCCTCGTGCGCCCACGCATCCGCGAGCACGACATCTTCGGCCGCGTCGGCGGCGAAGAGTTCGGCATCTTGCTCCCCGAGGTCGATCTGCTCGGCGCCAAGGTCGTCGCCGAGAAGGTGCGCATCGCGGTCGAGGCCGCGTCGTTCCTCATCAAAGACGAGACCTTCGGCGCCACGGTGAGCCTCGGCTGCGCGAGCCTCGACGGCACCACCCAAGACTCGGCCGAGCGCCTCTACGAGCGCGCCGACAAGGCCCTCTACGCCGCCAAACGCGCGGGCCGAAACCGGGTGGTCGTGGCCGAATGA
- a CDS encoding peroxiredoxin, which yields MSLVQKPAPDFKAMAVLADGTEKAISLSDYKGKYVVLFFYPLDFTFVCPTEILAFSNHIEEFKKRNVEVLGVSVDSEHTHRAWRNTKVEDGGIGPIKYPLVADLNKDIARNFGVLLDGGVALRGTFLIDKNGTVRQETVNDLPLGRSVEETLRLVDALQFTEEHGEVCPAGWQKGKASMKADAAGVAAYLKENAAKL from the coding sequence ATGTCCCTCGTTCAGAAGCCCGCGCCCGACTTCAAGGCCATGGCCGTCCTCGCCGACGGTACCGAGAAAGCCATCTCGCTCTCGGACTACAAGGGCAAGTACGTGGTGCTCTTCTTCTACCCGCTCGACTTCACCTTCGTCTGCCCGACCGAGATCCTCGCGTTCTCGAACCACATCGAAGAGTTCAAGAAGCGCAACGTCGAGGTGCTCGGCGTGTCGGTCGACTCGGAGCACACGCACCGCGCGTGGCGCAACACCAAGGTCGAGGACGGCGGCATCGGCCCCATCAAGTACCCGCTCGTCGCGGACCTCAACAAGGACATCGCCCGTAACTTCGGCGTGCTCCTCGACGGCGGCGTCGCCCTCCGCGGCACGTTCCTCATCGACAAGAACGGCACCGTCCGCCAAGAGACGGTGAACGACCTCCCGCTCGGCCGCTCGGTCGAAGAGACCCTCCGCCTCGTCGACGCGCTCCAGTTCACCGAGGAGCACGGCGAGGTCTGCCCGGCTGGCTGGCAGAAGGGCAAAGCCTCGATGAAGGCCGACGCGGCCGGCGTCGCGGCGTACCTGAAGGAGAACGCCGCGAAGCTCTGA